A portion of the Streptomyces coeruleoprunus genome contains these proteins:
- a CDS encoding ABC transporter permease, with translation MLRLVVRRLLQLIPTLLGLSVLLFLWLNRLPGGPASAILGERATPTEVARINRALGLDQPVWVQYGRFLKRIFQLDLGTSTKTGQPVWDEFALRFPATVELSIAAMLIAVVVGVPLGYLAAKRRGGWLDVASVSGSLLGICVPVFFLALILKGIFAVELGIFPSYGRLSTGIDATEVTGFAILDGVLTGELDAAWDAIVHLVLPAVTLSSIPLAVIVRMTRASVLEVLGEDYVRTAESKGLEKSVVRVRHVLRNALLPVVTAVGLLTGSLLSGAVLTESVFAFGGIGSFIKDAIDARDYPVLVGFIMFIAMVYVVINLLVDLAYSLIDPRVRVN, from the coding sequence GTGCTGCGACTTGTCGTACGACGACTGCTACAGCTGATACCCACCCTGCTCGGCCTGTCGGTTCTCCTCTTCCTCTGGCTGAACCGCCTGCCCGGCGGACCCGCCTCAGCGATCCTGGGCGAACGGGCTACGCCGACCGAAGTGGCGCGCATCAACCGGGCGCTGGGCCTCGACCAGCCCGTCTGGGTGCAGTACGGCCGCTTCCTCAAGCGCATCTTCCAGCTCGACCTCGGGACGTCCACGAAGACCGGCCAGCCCGTGTGGGACGAGTTCGCCCTGCGCTTCCCGGCCACCGTGGAACTCAGCATCGCCGCCATGCTCATCGCCGTGGTCGTCGGCGTCCCGCTCGGCTACCTCGCCGCCAAGCGGCGCGGCGGCTGGCTCGACGTGGCCTCGGTGTCCGGCTCGCTGCTCGGCATCTGCGTACCGGTGTTCTTCCTCGCCCTGATCCTCAAGGGCATCTTCGCCGTCGAGCTCGGCATCTTCCCCAGCTACGGACGGCTCTCGACCGGCATCGACGCCACCGAGGTCACCGGATTCGCCATCCTCGACGGCGTCCTCACCGGCGAGCTCGACGCGGCGTGGGACGCGATCGTCCACCTCGTCCTGCCGGCCGTCACACTCTCCTCCATCCCCCTGGCCGTCATCGTCCGGATGACCCGCGCCAGCGTCCTGGAGGTGCTGGGCGAGGACTACGTCCGCACCGCCGAGTCCAAGGGCCTGGAGAAGAGCGTCGTCCGCGTCCGCCACGTGCTGCGCAACGCGCTCCTGCCCGTGGTCACCGCGGTCGGCCTGCTGACCGGCTCGCTGCTGTCCGGCGCGGTCCTCACCGAGTCGGTGTTCGCCTTCGGCGGCATCGGCTCCTTCATCAAGGACGCGATCGATGCCCGCGACTACCCGGTGCTCGTCGGCTTCATCATGTTCATCGCGATGGTGTACGTCGTCATCAACCTGCTGGTCGACCTGGCGTACAGCCTCATTGACCCGAGAGTGCGGGTGAACTGA
- a CDS encoding ABC transporter substrate-binding protein has product MRILKSRAVRAVTAALAVGMIATGCASERGKDGDKGGDKDTFVFAGAGDPGSLDPALASDGETFRVTRQAFEALLEHESGGSKLVGGLAETWSSNPAGTVWTFNLRKGVKFHDGEAFNAAAVCANYDHWFNWTGTYQSSAVSYYWQSIMGGFKKNEDKEAPKPNYKSCTAKDENTAVIEVHEPSANLPGGFSLQALAIHSPKAVKEYEKQAASGKGDAITYPKYSQEAGTVAGTGPYKIVKWNKGNKEVSLERFDDYWGDKAKVKNLVFRTIATEEGRRQALQAGDIDGYDLVSPADVKTLEKEGFQVPTRDVFNIFYVGMTQEKNPALKKPQVRQAIAHAIDRENIVKTQLPEGGKAATQFMPDTVAGWSDKVPTYPFDTNKAKQLLAAAGESKLKIEFCYPTEVTRPYMPAPQDIFELMKSDLEKAGITVTPKPMKWAPDYLDATEAGACALHMLGWTGDFNDGYNFIGTWFAEYDKQWGFKDPAVFSAVTAASKETDPAKRVEAYKAANEKIMAYLPGLPISSSPPAIAFGKNVNPPKVSPLTQENFAEVSFK; this is encoded by the coding sequence ATGCGAATACTCAAGTCCCGCGCCGTCCGCGCGGTCACCGCGGCGCTGGCCGTCGGAATGATCGCCACGGGCTGCGCCAGTGAGCGTGGCAAGGACGGCGACAAGGGCGGTGACAAGGACACCTTCGTGTTCGCCGGTGCCGGTGACCCGGGCTCACTGGACCCCGCCCTCGCCAGCGACGGAGAGACCTTCCGGGTCACCCGCCAGGCGTTCGAGGCGCTGCTGGAGCACGAGTCCGGCGGCAGCAAGCTGGTCGGCGGCCTCGCCGAGACCTGGTCGAGCAACCCGGCCGGCACGGTGTGGACCTTCAACCTGCGCAAGGGCGTGAAGTTCCACGACGGCGAGGCGTTCAACGCCGCGGCCGTCTGCGCCAACTACGACCACTGGTTCAACTGGACCGGTACGTACCAGTCGAGCGCCGTCTCGTACTACTGGCAGTCCATCATGGGCGGCTTCAAGAAGAACGAGGACAAGGAAGCCCCCAAGCCCAACTACAAGTCCTGCACCGCCAAGGACGAGAACACCGCGGTCATCGAGGTCCACGAGCCCTCGGCGAACCTGCCCGGCGGCTTCTCGCTCCAGGCCCTGGCGATCCACTCGCCCAAGGCCGTCAAGGAGTACGAGAAGCAGGCGGCGAGCGGCAAGGGCGACGCCATCACGTACCCCAAGTACAGCCAGGAGGCCGGCACGGTCGCCGGCACCGGCCCGTACAAGATCGTGAAGTGGAACAAGGGCAACAAGGAAGTCTCCCTCGAGCGCTTCGACGACTACTGGGGCGACAAGGCCAAGGTGAAGAACCTGGTCTTCCGTACGATCGCCACCGAGGAGGGCCGGCGGCAGGCGCTGCAGGCCGGTGACATCGACGGCTACGACCTGGTGTCCCCGGCGGACGTGAAGACCCTGGAGAAGGAGGGCTTCCAGGTTCCGACGCGTGACGTCTTCAACATCTTCTACGTGGGCATGACCCAGGAGAAGAACCCGGCGCTGAAGAAGCCGCAGGTCCGCCAGGCCATCGCGCACGCCATCGACCGCGAGAACATCGTCAAGACCCAGCTGCCCGAGGGCGGCAAGGCCGCGACCCAGTTCATGCCCGACACGGTCGCCGGCTGGTCCGACAAGGTGCCGACGTACCCGTTCGACACCAACAAGGCCAAGCAGCTGCTGGCCGCCGCCGGCGAGTCCAAGCTGAAGATCGAGTTCTGCTACCCGACCGAGGTCACCCGGCCCTACATGCCGGCCCCGCAGGACATCTTCGAGCTGATGAAGTCGGACCTGGAGAAGGCCGGCATCACCGTCACCCCGAAGCCGATGAAGTGGGCCCCGGACTACCTGGACGCCACCGAGGCCGGTGCCTGCGCCCTGCACATGCTGGGCTGGACCGGTGACTTCAACGACGGTTACAACTTCATCGGTACCTGGTTCGCCGAGTACGACAAGCAGTGGGGCTTCAAGGACCCGGCCGTCTTCAGCGCCGTGACCGCCGCCTCCAAGGAGACGGACCCGGCCAAGCGCGTCGAGGCGTACAAGGCCGCCAACGAGAAGATCATGGCGTACCTGCCGGGTCTCCCGATCTCCTCGTCGCCGCCCGCGATCGCGTTCGGCAAGAACGTGAACCCGCCGAAGGTCTCCCCGCTGACGCAGGAGAACTTCGCCGAGGTCTCCTTCAAGTAA
- a CDS encoding AAA family ATPase, protein MTVHRSGAYATTAGVPAQQTAAPASVFAVLRDLRDRAGHAPRALTFAEGDVVVVSGLPGSGKSTLIGRAVPGRAIDSQDTRERWERRVPRFLPYAVYRPLVRIAHYAGLHSALRSGESLVVHDCGTQAWVRGWLARAARRRGRALHLVLLDVPPSTARDGQRARGRRVSGYAFTRHRRAVGRLLRDAERGVLPRGCSSAVLLDRAAATALTRIAFV, encoded by the coding sequence ATGACGGTGCATCGGTCCGGTGCGTACGCGACAACCGCGGGTGTGCCCGCACAGCAGACGGCCGCGCCCGCGTCCGTCTTCGCCGTCCTGCGCGACCTGCGCGACCGCGCCGGACACGCCCCCAGGGCGCTGACCTTCGCCGAAGGGGACGTCGTGGTCGTCTCCGGCCTGCCCGGCAGCGGCAAGTCCACCCTGATCGGCCGGGCCGTCCCCGGCCGCGCCATCGACTCCCAGGACACTCGCGAGCGCTGGGAGCGCCGCGTCCCCCGCTTCCTGCCGTACGCCGTCTACCGGCCCCTCGTCCGGATCGCGCACTACGCCGGACTGCACAGCGCCCTGCGCTCCGGCGAGAGCCTGGTCGTCCACGACTGCGGGACCCAGGCCTGGGTGCGCGGCTGGCTCGCCCGCGCGGCCCGCCGTCGCGGCCGCGCCCTGCACCTCGTGCTGCTCGACGTCCCGCCCTCCACCGCCCGCGACGGCCAGCGCGCCCGCGGCCGCCGCGTGTCCGGGTACGCCTTCACGCGGCACCGCCGCGCGGTGGGCCGCCTCCTGCGCGACGCCGAGAGGGGCGTGCTGCCCCGGGGCTGTTCCTCGGCGGTGCTGCTGGACCGCGCGGCGGCCACCGCCCTCACCCGGATCGCCTTCGTCTGA
- a CDS encoding oligopeptide/dipeptide ABC transporter ATP-binding protein: MSLLELDGVKVHFPVKKGLLFDRTVGHVYAVDGVSLKVESGQTYGLVGESGCGKTTLGRAVLRLVDITDGEVVFDGTDLAKLPDEEMRRFRRRLQMVFQDPLGSLNPRQNIESILSEGMLAHGIGANQEERREKIKAILARVGLPANSLARYPHEFSGGQRQRIGIARALVLEPDVIICDEPVSALDVSIQAQVINLLEELQEQLGLTYLVIAHDLAVVRHISDVIGVMYLGSLVEEAPSDALYAAPKHPYTRALMSAVPVPDPEVEDRRERILLHGDLPSPANPPAGCRFHTRCPWAQPRCAEERPELTDTGDGHRVACHFAAEIEAGELEPTRPTDVEAVLNAAIPDEPPAEPTEPVTKTA, translated from the coding sequence ATGAGTCTGCTCGAACTCGACGGTGTGAAGGTCCACTTCCCCGTCAAGAAGGGCCTCCTCTTCGACCGTACGGTCGGCCATGTGTACGCCGTCGACGGCGTCTCGCTGAAGGTCGAGTCCGGCCAGACGTACGGCCTGGTCGGCGAGTCCGGCTGCGGCAAGACGACCCTGGGCCGGGCCGTGCTGCGGCTGGTCGACATCACGGACGGCGAGGTCGTCTTCGACGGTACGGACCTGGCGAAGCTGCCCGACGAGGAGATGCGCCGGTTCCGGCGCCGCCTCCAGATGGTCTTCCAGGACCCGCTGGGCAGCCTCAACCCCCGCCAGAACATCGAGTCGATCCTCTCCGAGGGCATGCTCGCGCACGGCATCGGGGCGAACCAGGAGGAGCGCCGCGAGAAGATCAAGGCGATCCTGGCGCGCGTGGGCCTGCCGGCCAACTCGCTCGCCCGCTACCCGCACGAGTTCTCCGGCGGCCAGCGCCAGCGCATCGGCATCGCCCGGGCGCTGGTCCTGGAGCCGGACGTCATCATCTGCGACGAGCCCGTCTCGGCGCTGGACGTGTCCATCCAGGCCCAGGTGATCAACCTGCTGGAGGAGCTCCAGGAGCAGCTGGGCCTCACTTACCTGGTGATCGCCCACGACCTGGCGGTCGTCCGGCACATCTCGGACGTCATCGGCGTCATGTACCTCGGCTCCCTGGTCGAGGAGGCCCCGAGCGACGCGCTGTACGCGGCGCCGAAGCACCCGTACACCAGGGCCCTGATGTCGGCCGTGCCGGTGCCGGACCCGGAGGTCGAGGACCGCCGTGAGCGCATCCTGCTCCACGGTGACCTCCCCTCCCCGGCGAACCCCCCGGCCGGCTGCCGCTTCCACACCCGCTGCCCGTGGGCGCAGCCGCGCTGCGCGGAGGAGCGGCCGGAACTGACGGACACGGGCGACGGCCACCGGGTGGCCTGCCACTTCGCGGCCGAGATCGAGGCGGGCGAGCTGGAACCGACCCGTCCGACGGACGTGGAGGCGGTCCTGAACGCGGCGATCCCGGACGAGCCTCCGGCCGAGCCGACGGAGCCGGTGACGAAGACGGCGTAG
- the gcvT gene encoding glycine cleavage system aminomethyltransferase GcvT, whose amino-acid sequence MTTAPRRTALDALHRSLGATMTDFAGWDMPLRYGSERDEHTAVRTKAGLFDLSHMGEITVTGPQAADLLDHALVGNIGGVGVGRARYTMICREDGGILDDLIVYRLQEQEYMVVANASNAQVVLDALTERAAGFDAEVRDDRDAYALIAVQGPESPGILKSLTDADLDGLKYYAGLPGTVAGVPALIARTGYTGEDGFELFVEPQHAEKLWQALTEAGQGVGLIPCGLSCRDTLRLEAGMPLYGHELTTALTPFDAGLGRVVKFEKSGDFVGRAALQAAAERAETAPPRKLVGLVAEGRRVPRAGMPVVAAGEVIGEVTSGAPSPTLGKPIAMAYVDAAHAAPGTPGVGVDIRGTHEPYEVVALPFYKRQK is encoded by the coding sequence ATGACCACAGCCCCCCGCCGTACCGCCCTCGATGCCCTGCATCGCTCGCTGGGCGCCACGATGACCGACTTCGCCGGCTGGGACATGCCGCTGCGGTACGGCAGCGAGCGCGACGAGCACACCGCCGTGCGCACCAAGGCCGGCCTGTTCGACCTCTCCCACATGGGTGAGATCACCGTCACCGGCCCGCAGGCGGCCGACCTGCTGGACCACGCGCTCGTCGGCAACATCGGCGGCGTCGGCGTGGGCCGCGCCCGCTACACGATGATCTGCCGCGAGGACGGCGGCATCCTCGACGACCTGATCGTGTACCGGCTCCAGGAGCAGGAGTACATGGTTGTCGCCAACGCCTCCAACGCCCAGGTGGTGCTCGACGCCCTCACCGAGCGGGCGGCCGGCTTCGACGCCGAGGTGCGCGACGACCGCGACGCCTACGCGCTGATCGCCGTGCAGGGCCCCGAGTCCCCCGGCATCCTGAAGTCGCTCACCGACGCCGACCTGGACGGCCTGAAGTACTACGCCGGCCTCCCGGGCACGGTCGCGGGCGTGCCCGCGCTGATCGCCCGCACCGGCTACACCGGCGAGGACGGCTTCGAGCTGTTCGTGGAGCCGCAGCACGCCGAGAAGCTGTGGCAGGCGCTCACCGAGGCCGGCCAGGGCGTCGGCCTGATCCCCTGCGGCCTGTCCTGCCGCGACACGCTGCGCCTGGAGGCGGGCATGCCGCTGTACGGGCACGAGCTGACGACGGCGCTGACGCCGTTCGACGCGGGCCTCGGCCGGGTCGTGAAGTTCGAGAAGTCCGGTGACTTCGTGGGCCGCGCCGCTCTGCAGGCCGCGGCCGAGCGCGCCGAGACCGCCCCGCCGCGCAAGCTCGTCGGACTGGTCGCCGAGGGCCGCCGGGTGCCGCGCGCCGGCATGCCCGTGGTCGCCGCCGGCGAGGTGATCGGCGAGGTGACCTCCGGCGCCCCGTCGCCGACGCTGGGCAAGCCGATCGCGATGGCCTACGTGGACGCGGCGCACGCCGCTCCCGGCACCCCGGGCGTCGGCGTCGACATCCGCGGCACCCACGAGCCGTACGAGGTCGTGGCGCTGCCGTTCTACAAGCGCCAGAAGTGA
- a CDS encoding trimeric intracellular cation channel family protein, whose amino-acid sequence MLQDLFTPSVLHALDLAGIFVFAISGALLAVRKNFDVFGMAVLAEVTALGGGLFRDLVIGAVPPAAFTDLGYFLMPLVATVLVFFLHPVVERTQAAVNVFDAAGLGLFCVAGTTKAYEYGLGLTQSAVLGLATAVGGGVLRDVLANEAPSLLRWDRDLYAVPAIVGSTMVVLFIRFEALNPFTSAVAALAAFILRLLALRYHWRAPRAWNRRSAAREETAPGTKATA is encoded by the coding sequence GTGCTCCAGGATCTGTTCACCCCCTCCGTCCTCCACGCCCTCGACCTTGCCGGCATCTTCGTCTTCGCGATCTCCGGTGCCCTCCTCGCCGTCCGCAAGAACTTCGACGTCTTCGGCATGGCGGTCCTCGCGGAGGTCACCGCCCTGGGCGGCGGCCTCTTCCGGGACCTGGTCATCGGAGCCGTACCGCCGGCCGCCTTCACGGACCTCGGCTACTTCCTCATGCCCCTGGTCGCCACCGTCCTGGTCTTCTTCCTGCACCCGGTCGTCGAGCGCACGCAGGCCGCCGTGAACGTCTTCGACGCGGCGGGCCTCGGCCTGTTCTGCGTGGCCGGCACGACCAAGGCGTACGAGTACGGGCTCGGCCTGACCCAGTCGGCCGTGCTCGGGCTGGCCACCGCCGTCGGGGGCGGCGTCCTGCGGGACGTGCTCGCCAACGAGGCGCCGTCGCTGCTGCGCTGGGACCGCGACCTGTACGCGGTGCCCGCGATCGTCGGCTCGACGATGGTCGTGCTGTTCATCCGGTTCGAGGCGCTCAACCCGTTCACCAGCGCGGTCGCCGCCCTCGCGGCGTTCATCCTGCGGCTGCTCGCGCTGCGCTACCACTGGCGGGCGCCCCGAGCCTGGAACCGGCGGAGCGCGGCGAGGGAGGAGACGGCACCAGGCACAAAAGCTACCGCTTAG
- a CDS encoding thioesterase family protein, whose amino-acid sequence MDSQFDRDTAVTLRAPGVYDADLSSGWTIFGVVNGGYLLALLGRALGEALPHPHPFAVSAHYLAPSLPGPAVIRTETVRTGRGLSTGQASLFQYAEDGTEVERIRVLATYGDLDALSDDVRTSAKPPVIPPYEHCLGPSDAPAPLPGSAEIARLLDIKLDPATIGWAVGAPSGAGEVRGWFGLADGRDPDPLSLLLTVDALPPTAFDLGLNGWTPTVELTTHIRCRPAPGPLRVAITTRNLAGGFLEEDAEVWDSADRLVAQSRQLARAPRG is encoded by the coding sequence ATGGACAGTCAGTTCGACCGCGACACCGCGGTGACCCTCCGCGCGCCCGGTGTCTACGACGCCGACCTCTCCTCGGGCTGGACCATCTTCGGCGTGGTCAACGGCGGCTACCTGCTCGCCCTGCTGGGCCGCGCACTCGGGGAAGCCCTCCCGCACCCCCACCCGTTCGCGGTGTCCGCGCACTACCTGGCGCCCTCGCTTCCCGGCCCCGCGGTGATCCGGACCGAGACCGTCCGCACCGGGCGCGGCCTCTCCACGGGCCAGGCGTCGCTCTTCCAGTACGCCGAGGACGGCACCGAGGTCGAGCGCATCCGCGTCCTCGCCACGTACGGCGACCTCGACGCGCTGTCCGACGACGTACGGACCAGCGCCAAGCCGCCGGTCATCCCTCCGTACGAGCACTGCCTCGGCCCCTCGGACGCGCCCGCGCCGCTGCCCGGCTCCGCCGAGATCGCCCGGCTGCTGGACATCAAGCTCGACCCGGCGACCATCGGCTGGGCCGTCGGCGCCCCGTCCGGCGCGGGCGAGGTCCGTGGCTGGTTCGGCCTCGCCGACGGGCGCGACCCGGACCCGCTGTCCCTGCTCCTGACGGTCGACGCGCTGCCGCCGACCGCGTTCGACCTCGGCCTCAACGGCTGGACGCCGACCGTCGAACTGACCACCCACATCCGCTGCCGCCCGGCCCCGGGCCCGCTGCGGGTCGCCATCACCACCCGCAACCTCGCCGGCGGCTTCCTGGAGGAGGACGCCGAGGTCTGGGACAGCGCCGACCGCCTGGTCGCCCAGTCCCGCCAACTGGCCCGCGCACCGCGCGGCTGA
- a CDS encoding enhanced serine sensitivity protein SseB: protein MDTAAATTWPANELEEVLSAALGNPAAGGRIVEVLGRSPVWVPLPNGGGPDSPDLDLPTLEVDGLPYVPVYSSEAQFRSCVGDHMPYTVAPAVEFARGLPPQLGIAVNPGGAVGAPLPPPAVAQLCRAGRTPLDGPASGARVRLFEPDWQDDPVDFLAAAGAEFEAAGLVLTARRALASVEGEPPTLFIGVQLSSWEGPDRTVPMDALGRALGRVPVPWPVNLVLLDVAQDPVGDWMLDRLRPFYQREHTV, encoded by the coding sequence GTGGACACCGCAGCGGCCACCACCTGGCCGGCCAACGAGCTGGAAGAGGTGCTCTCCGCCGCCCTCGGGAACCCCGCCGCCGGCGGCCGCATCGTCGAGGTCCTCGGCCGCAGCCCCGTCTGGGTGCCCCTCCCCAACGGCGGCGGCCCCGACAGCCCGGACCTCGACCTGCCCACGCTGGAGGTCGACGGACTGCCGTACGTCCCCGTGTACAGCTCCGAGGCGCAGTTCCGCAGCTGCGTAGGCGACCACATGCCGTACACCGTCGCGCCCGCCGTCGAGTTCGCCCGCGGCCTGCCCCCGCAGCTCGGCATCGCCGTGAACCCGGGCGGGGCCGTCGGCGCGCCACTGCCCCCGCCCGCCGTCGCCCAGCTGTGCCGGGCCGGCCGCACGCCCCTCGACGGGCCCGCGAGCGGCGCCCGCGTCCGCCTGTTCGAACCCGACTGGCAGGACGACCCGGTGGACTTCCTGGCCGCCGCCGGCGCCGAGTTCGAGGCGGCCGGCCTCGTCCTCACCGCGCGCCGCGCCCTGGCCAGCGTCGAGGGCGAGCCGCCGACGCTGTTCATCGGCGTCCAGCTGTCCTCCTGGGAGGGCCCCGACCGCACGGTCCCCATGGACGCCCTCGGCCGGGCCCTCGGCCGCGTCCCGGTGCCCTGGCCGGTCAACCTCGTCCTCCTCGACGTGGCCCAGGACCCCGTCGGCGACTGGATGCTGGACCGGCTCCGCCCCTTCTACCAACGCGAGCACACGGTCTGA
- a CDS encoding enhanced serine sensitivity protein SseB C-terminal domain-containing protein — MSASGTAAAGQVEHMLRQVTPGRYDAYEALLHALADGQVWMLLWHGSAGSSDAQYGNMEVEGFGYAPCVTSAQELAASGWNRAHEVVPVREVARALYPDRWGIWLNPHAPGGGVGIPWADLRRIATGLDRMPAGPLRLTEPAIELPQFYALLTQNAHRTPAVRSLRRAWVQPALGTPYLAIGLDLYDTGQASVDAVRAMMQQSIAAVPDGLPVSTVAMSDGYDPVAMWLRANARPFYDREAHLAPPAPGTSGYGYPQQR, encoded by the coding sequence GTGAGCGCGTCAGGCACCGCGGCGGCCGGACAGGTCGAGCACATGCTGCGGCAGGTGACGCCCGGGCGCTACGACGCCTACGAGGCGCTGCTGCACGCACTCGCCGACGGCCAGGTCTGGATGCTGCTCTGGCACGGCAGCGCCGGCTCCTCCGACGCGCAGTACGGGAACATGGAGGTCGAGGGCTTCGGCTACGCCCCGTGCGTCACCTCCGCCCAGGAGCTGGCCGCCTCCGGCTGGAACCGCGCGCACGAGGTCGTCCCCGTCCGCGAGGTCGCCCGCGCCCTGTACCCCGACCGCTGGGGCATCTGGCTCAACCCGCACGCACCCGGCGGCGGCGTCGGCATCCCCTGGGCCGACCTGCGCCGCATCGCCACCGGCCTGGACCGCATGCCCGCCGGACCGCTGCGGCTCACCGAGCCCGCCATCGAGCTCCCGCAGTTCTACGCCCTGCTCACCCAGAACGCCCACCGCACCCCCGCCGTCCGCTCCCTGCGCCGTGCCTGGGTGCAGCCCGCGCTCGGCACGCCGTACCTCGCCATCGGCCTCGACCTGTACGACACGGGCCAGGCGTCCGTCGACGCCGTCCGCGCCATGATGCAGCAGTCCATCGCCGCCGTCCCGGACGGCCTGCCGGTCTCCACGGTCGCCATGTCGGACGGCTACGACCCGGTCGCCATGTGGCTGCGCGCCAACGCGCGGCCCTTCTACGACCGCGAGGCCCACCTGGCCCCGCCCGCCCCGGGCACCTCGGGCTACGGCTACCCGCAGCAGCGCTGA
- a CDS encoding ABC transporter ATP-binding protein encodes MPLLTVDELTVTFGGRGRKPSTAVDGVSFTVDQGQVVGLVGESGCGKSVTSLALMGLLPRKGVTIGGRAEFDGEDLLTMSPKKIRDMRGSRLAMIFQDPLSSLNPVIPIGVQVTEILQRHRGLKGEAARKEAAHLLDRVGIPDPNRRLKEYPHQLSGGMRQRALIAMAVACAPRLLIADEPTTALDVTIQAQILELLKELVDQEGTALLMITHDLGVVAGLCDEVNVLYAGKAVESAGRRELFAHPTHPYAHGLLGSIPRLDAPRGEPLNPIRGSINDKIAWADGCAFAPRCDFYTMECLTGTPELTEPRAEGHRVRCVNPVLPAPAKSEVPA; translated from the coding sequence ATGCCACTGCTCACTGTTGACGAACTCACCGTCACCTTCGGCGGACGCGGACGCAAGCCCTCCACGGCCGTCGACGGGGTCTCCTTCACCGTGGACCAGGGCCAGGTCGTCGGCCTGGTCGGCGAGTCGGGCTGCGGCAAGTCCGTGACCTCCCTCGCCCTCATGGGGCTCCTGCCCCGCAAGGGCGTCACCATCGGGGGGCGCGCCGAGTTCGACGGCGAGGACCTGCTCACCATGAGCCCGAAGAAGATCAGGGACATGCGGGGCAGCCGCCTCGCGATGATCTTCCAGGACCCGCTGTCCTCGCTGAACCCGGTCATCCCGATCGGCGTCCAGGTCACCGAGATCCTCCAGCGCCACCGCGGGCTGAAGGGCGAGGCCGCCCGCAAGGAGGCCGCGCACCTGCTGGACCGGGTCGGCATCCCCGACCCGAACCGGCGCCTCAAGGAGTACCCCCACCAGCTGTCCGGCGGTATGCGGCAGCGCGCCCTCATCGCCATGGCGGTGGCGTGCGCCCCGCGGCTGCTGATCGCCGACGAGCCGACGACGGCCCTCGACGTGACGATCCAGGCGCAGATCCTGGAGCTGCTCAAGGAGCTGGTGGACCAGGAGGGCACCGCCCTGCTGATGATCACCCACGACCTGGGCGTCGTGGCGGGTCTGTGCGACGAGGTGAACGTCCTCTACGCGGGCAAGGCGGTGGAGTCCGCCGGGCGCCGGGAGCTGTTCGCCCACCCGACGCACCCGTACGCGCACGGGCTCCTCGGCTCGATCCCGCGGCTGGACGCCCCGCGCGGCGAGCCGCTGAACCCGATCCGCGGATCCATCAACGACAAGATCGCCTGGGCGGACGGCTGCGCGTTCGCGCCGCGCTGCGACTTCTACACGATGGAGTGCCTGACCGGCACGCCCGAGCTCACGGAACCACGGGCGGAGGGGCACCGGGTGCGCTGCGTCAACCCGGTCCTGCCCGCCCCGGCGAAGTCGGAGGTCCCGGCATGA
- a CDS encoding ABC transporter permease, with protein MSTKTDKIDRLAELTQANETTSGASLWREAFRRLKASKMAVIGAVIIGVFVVVAIVGPWFAPYTPTAQTWRGEVFPNQGKFVGMRGENWFGLDHLGRDTFSRMLVGARQTLLVGVVSMLIGLLVGALIGMLSGAAATLGGKAGRRVDTVVMRFIDILLSLPSLLLAVSIAAVMGQSLTTVMIAVGVVQIPVFARLLRGSMLAQGGSDYVLAAKALGVRRRRIVLTQILPNSLSPVIVQATLSLATAIIEAAALSYLGLGNPDPAVPEWGVMLSQAQRFFDNAPMMAVYPAVGIIITALGFTLLGEAMREALDPKLRG; from the coding sequence GTGTCCACCAAGACAGACAAGATCGACCGCCTCGCGGAACTCACCCAGGCGAACGAGACCACCTCCGGCGCCAGCCTGTGGCGCGAGGCGTTCCGCCGGCTGAAGGCCAGCAAGATGGCCGTCATCGGCGCCGTCATCATCGGCGTGTTCGTCGTCGTGGCGATCGTCGGGCCGTGGTTCGCGCCCTACACGCCGACCGCGCAGACCTGGCGCGGCGAGGTCTTCCCCAACCAGGGCAAGTTCGTCGGCATGCGCGGCGAGAACTGGTTCGGCCTGGACCACCTCGGCCGCGACACGTTCTCGCGGATGCTCGTCGGCGCCCGCCAGACGCTCCTCGTCGGCGTCGTGTCCATGCTCATCGGCCTGCTCGTCGGCGCGCTGATCGGCATGCTGTCCGGCGCCGCCGCCACCCTCGGCGGCAAGGCGGGCCGGCGCGTCGACACCGTCGTCATGCGGTTCATCGACATCCTGCTGTCGCTGCCGTCGCTGCTGCTCGCCGTCTCCATCGCGGCCGTCATGGGCCAGTCCCTGACGACCGTGATGATCGCCGTCGGTGTCGTCCAGATCCCGGTCTTCGCCCGGCTCCTGCGCGGTTCGATGCTCGCCCAGGGCGGCTCCGACTACGTGCTGGCGGCCAAGGCCCTCGGCGTACGACGCCGGCGGATCGTCCTGACGCAGATCCTGCCGAACTCGCTGAGCCCCGTGATCGTCCAGGCGACCCTCAGCCTCGCCACCGCGATCATCGAGGCCGCCGCCCTGTCCTACCTGGGCCTCGGCAACCCGGACCCGGCCGTCCCCGAGTGGGGCGTGATGCTCTCCCAGGCGCAGCGGTTCTTCGACAACGCGCCGATGATGGCCGTCTACCCGGCGGTCGGGATCATCATCACCGCCCTCGGCTTCACCCTGCTCGGCGAGGCCATGCGCGAAGCCCTCGACCCGAAGCTGCGAGGCTGA